One Candidatus Binatia bacterium genomic window carries:
- a CDS encoding formyltransferase has product MRSVVFAYHDIGCVCLQELLNGGATVAAVITHEDDPKEEVWFRSVRQLAEAHGVPVFAPDNVNTPEWVGRIAASQPDFLFSFYYRKILGKEILALPSRGALNLHGSLLPKYRGRCPVNWVLIHDERETGVTLHYMEEKPDRGDIVAQRAVPITDEDTALTLFHKMTDAAAALMRETYPLLCAGHAPRRPQEHALASYFGGRKPEDGRIDWAQPARAVFNLVRAVTHPYPGAFTTWQGQRLYVWEAHPLPGANRVAPAGTVVSTQPELQVQTGTGSVRLTRIQLGDDPELLGADWARRYGIKEGVRFI; this is encoded by the coding sequence ATGCGTTCGGTAGTGTTTGCGTACCACGATATCGGTTGCGTCTGTCTGCAGGAACTCCTGAATGGCGGGGCAACTGTCGCCGCGGTCATCACGCATGAAGACGACCCGAAGGAGGAGGTCTGGTTCCGCTCGGTCCGCCAGCTGGCGGAAGCACATGGAGTGCCGGTGTTTGCGCCTGACAACGTCAACACGCCCGAATGGGTCGGCCGGATCGCCGCGTCGCAGCCCGATTTTCTCTTCTCGTTCTATTACCGCAAGATCCTCGGCAAGGAGATCCTCGCGCTCCCCTCACGTGGGGCGCTCAACCTGCATGGATCGCTGCTGCCCAAGTACCGCGGCCGGTGCCCGGTGAACTGGGTGCTCATCCACGACGAGCGCGAAACCGGCGTGACCCTGCACTACATGGAAGAGAAGCCCGATCGCGGCGACATCGTGGCGCAGCGCGCCGTGCCGATCACGGACGAGGACACCGCGCTGACGCTGTTTCACAAGATGACCGATGCCGCCGCGGCCTTGATGCGGGAGACGTACCCGTTGCTGTGCGCGGGGCACGCTCCGCGCCGGCCGCAGGAGCACGCGCTGGCCAGTTACTTCGGGGGCCGCAAGCCGGAGGATGGTCGCATCGACTGGGCGCAACCGGCTCGGGCGGTCTTCAATTTGGTGCGTGCGGTCACCCACCCCTACCCCGGCGCTTTCACTACGTGGCAAGGTCAACGACTGTACGTCTGGGAAGCGCATCCGCTACCCGGAGCAAATCGCGTGGCGCCAGCGGGGACGGTGGTGTCGACTCAACCCGAGTTGCAGGTCCAAACGGGAACCGGCTCCGTCCGGTTGACTCGTATTCAGCTCGGCGACGACCCCGAACTGCTGGGAGCAGACTGGGCTCGGCGCTATGGGATCAAAGAAGGAGTGCGCTTCATATGA
- a CDS encoding NAD-dependent epimerase/dehydratase family protein: MKVLITGGGGFVGSHLADALLARGDDVSILDMGTVKKVRHLMGNPAFHYIRDSVLNLEILEGLIAKSDLVYHLAAVVGVEYYVGDPYEVLNVNVNGTQNVLKLAFKHQKKVVFSSTSEVYGRNPKVPWQEEDDRVLGSTRIDRWCYSTSKAVGEHFCFAYHRMGLPVTITRYFNVYGPRLDQLDVGRIITIFMGQVLRNEPLTVIGDGTQTRCFTYIDDAIRATIAAGVAPGTDGEVFNIGTAVETSIADLARLMIEIAGAKSTLKFVSQESVYGSSYEDIPRRVPDTTKTEKVLGVLANTSLREGLARTIEWFRSTSL; this comes from the coding sequence ATGAAGGTGTTGATTACTGGCGGCGGCGGATTCGTGGGCTCGCATCTGGCCGATGCGTTACTCGCGCGCGGAGACGATGTCTCCATTCTCGACATGGGAACGGTGAAGAAGGTGCGCCACCTGATGGGCAATCCCGCGTTCCATTACATTCGCGACAGCGTCCTCAACCTGGAGATCTTGGAGGGGCTCATCGCCAAGTCCGACCTCGTCTACCATCTGGCCGCGGTCGTCGGGGTGGAATACTACGTCGGCGACCCATACGAGGTCCTCAACGTCAATGTGAACGGCACACAAAACGTCCTCAAGCTGGCCTTCAAGCACCAGAAGAAGGTTGTGTTCAGCTCCACCTCCGAGGTCTATGGGCGCAACCCCAAGGTGCCCTGGCAAGAAGAGGATGATCGCGTGCTCGGCTCAACGCGGATCGACCGCTGGTGTTACTCCACCTCGAAGGCCGTCGGCGAACACTTCTGCTTCGCCTACCATCGCATGGGGCTGCCGGTCACCATCACCCGCTACTTCAACGTCTACGGACCGCGTCTCGACCAGCTCGACGTCGGCCGCATCATCACCATTTTCATGGGGCAGGTGTTGCGCAACGAACCGCTGACGGTCATCGGGGACGGCACCCAAACCCGCTGCTTCACGTACATCGACGACGCGATACGGGCAACGATAGCGGCCGGTGTCGCGCCAGGCACCGACGGGGAGGTGTTCAACATCGGCACCGCCGTCGAAACCAGCATCGCCGACTTGGCCCGTCTGATGATCGAGATCGCTGGCGCCAAGTCGACGCTCAAGTTCGTGTCGCAAGAATCGGTATACGGCTCCAGCTACGAAGACATTCCCCGCCGCGTGCCCGATACCACCAAGACGGAGAAGGTGTTGGGCGTGCTGGCCAATACCTCCCTGCGGGAGGGCCTGGCGCGCACGATCGAGTGGTTCCGTAGCACTTCACTATAG
- a CDS encoding polysaccharide deacetylase family protein yields MSAIQLALKVDVCTHAGMKHGVPALMRLFDDFGIRASFFVSCGPDHSGRAIRRIFRRGFLAKMRRTSAVSMYGWRTILYGTLLPGPQIARSCPDTMRTLARSGHEIGMHGYDHVYWQDRLPGLSAAAVRAEIERGRAVFREVLGEEPRAFGAPGWQCTPASFASEDAANFAYHSDTRGFSPFIPEMDGQRFRTLEIPTTTPTLDETYGEAGTTARELTAFYRRQFHPGLNVHTVHAEMEGMPHLPLLRDLLEAVRDEARFTRLIDVAEQMGSAPVAPVVVGPIAGRAGTVAWQEHTP; encoded by the coding sequence GTGAGTGCGATTCAGCTGGCATTGAAAGTTGACGTGTGCACCCACGCCGGCATGAAGCACGGCGTGCCTGCGCTCATGCGTCTGTTCGATGACTTCGGCATCCGCGCCAGCTTTTTCGTGTCCTGCGGGCCGGATCACTCCGGACGCGCCATTCGACGCATCTTCCGCCGCGGCTTCCTGGCCAAGATGCGGCGCACCAGCGCCGTCAGCATGTATGGCTGGCGGACCATCCTCTATGGGACCCTCTTACCCGGCCCGCAGATCGCACGCTCGTGTCCGGACACCATGCGGACCCTCGCCCGCAGCGGCCACGAAATCGGCATGCACGGCTATGACCACGTCTATTGGCAGGACCGTTTACCCGGCTTGTCGGCAGCGGCGGTGCGGGCGGAAATCGAACGGGGACGCGCCGTCTTTCGCGAGGTGTTGGGTGAGGAGCCGCGGGCCTTCGGCGCGCCCGGATGGCAATGCACCCCGGCGAGCTTTGCCAGCGAGGACGCGGCGAACTTCGCTTACCACAGCGACACGCGCGGGTTTTCGCCGTTCATCCCCGAAATGGATGGGCAACGCTTTCGCACGCTGGAGATCCCCACGACGACACCGACACTGGATGAGACGTACGGTGAAGCCGGAACCACCGCACGCGAACTGACCGCCTTCTACCGGCGGCAATTCCATCCCGGCCTGAACGTGCACACGGTGCACGCCGAGATGGAGGGTATGCCGCACCTGCCGCTGCTCCGCGATCTGCTCGAGGCCGTGCGTGATGAGGCGCGATTCACGCGGCTGATCGATGTCGCCGAACAGATGGGCTCGGCACCGGTCGCGCCTGTGGTCGTGGGTCCGATCGCGGGACGGGCGGGGACAGTGGCCTGGCAAGAGCACACGCCATGA
- a CDS encoding phospholipid carrier-dependent glycosyltransferase: MSHVVVPMSDEGISLDALTYRRALRLPRWGVWTFSLAIVLTYSCLLGGYGLGEPDEPRYAEIPREMIELGDWATPHLNYVKYFEKPPFVYWLTAINFTVFGTSEFVARLWPALFGLIGIVMVQRLGRSMYGVWTGYAAAAVLAASPFYFGLSQILILDMPLTALMTLALGAFWFAYRGVRHRWALVLLLYAATACAVLTKGPVAALLNGGIIVAFLVLRSEWSALRWLLSPLAIVLFVVITLPWFMLVSQRNPEFLNFFIVDQHLRRFLSPNEHQQGPWFFIPIVWGGMLPWSGFVLFAPSLLRQFVARLLQRRVSPATLFCVVWSGVIFAFFSLSGSKLATYILPMFCPLAILAARFFQRVLEEGQVQVLVRGCVALLILAILAALGGAVAGAVVDLPQAGLIVPRTYLGACIVAGFAGTALVLVRRQACQASFVALLLGMLALQAVAISGREVVPQYRALGMAIRQQAQPQDQVILYNHYVQGIPFYAERRVVVVGGRGELDFGSHQGDQSAFFWNSDQSLLDAWQSPRRVFLVIDRLELDPLRPRLDPAPRQIAAKGKKVVIVNFAR; encoded by the coding sequence ATGAGTCACGTGGTCGTGCCCATGTCCGATGAGGGCATTTCCCTCGATGCCTTGACCTACCGAAGGGCGCTGCGCCTACCGCGCTGGGGGGTATGGACTTTCAGCCTCGCCATCGTGCTGACGTACTCGTGCCTTCTCGGTGGGTACGGCCTGGGTGAACCAGACGAACCGCGATACGCCGAGATCCCGCGGGAAATGATCGAGCTGGGCGATTGGGCCACCCCCCACCTGAACTACGTGAAGTATTTCGAGAAGCCCCCGTTCGTCTACTGGCTGACCGCCATCAATTTCACGGTGTTCGGCACCAGTGAATTTGTAGCGCGCTTGTGGCCGGCACTGTTCGGACTGATCGGCATCGTCATGGTGCAGCGGCTGGGGCGGTCGATGTACGGCGTGTGGACCGGCTACGCCGCGGCGGCGGTGCTGGCCGCCAGCCCGTTCTATTTCGGGCTGAGCCAGATATTGATCCTCGATATGCCACTGACGGCATTGATGACCCTCGCGCTCGGCGCATTTTGGTTTGCCTACCGCGGCGTCCGGCATCGGTGGGCGTTGGTGCTGCTCCTCTATGCCGCCACGGCATGTGCCGTATTGACGAAGGGGCCGGTGGCAGCGCTTTTGAATGGCGGCATCATCGTCGCCTTCCTGGTGCTGCGTAGCGAATGGTCAGCGTTGCGGTGGCTCCTGTCCCCGCTCGCCATCGTCCTGTTCGTGGTGATCACGCTGCCGTGGTTCATGCTGGTGAGCCAGCGCAACCCCGAATTCCTCAACTTCTTCATTGTCGACCAGCACCTGCGTCGCTTTCTCAGCCCGAACGAGCATCAGCAAGGCCCATGGTTTTTCATTCCGATCGTGTGGGGTGGCATGTTGCCGTGGAGCGGTTTCGTCCTGTTCGCTCCGAGCCTGCTCCGGCAATTCGTCGCTCGCCTGCTGCAGCGGCGCGTCTCCCCCGCCACGCTGTTCTGTGTTGTGTGGAGCGGTGTGATCTTCGCCTTTTTCAGCCTCTCCGGTTCCAAGCTCGCAACCTACATACTGCCGATGTTCTGCCCGTTGGCGATTCTGGCCGCGCGTTTCTTCCAGCGGGTCCTCGAAGAAGGCCAGGTGCAGGTCCTCGTCCGCGGATGTGTCGCCCTCCTCATCCTAGCGATCCTTGCAGCGCTAGGAGGAGCCGTTGCCGGCGCGGTCGTCGATCTGCCGCAGGCCGGGCTCATCGTCCCACGAACTTACCTCGGCGCATGCATCGTCGCGGGGTTTGCCGGCACAGCCCTCGTCCTGGTTCGCCGTCAGGCCTGCCAGGCCAGCTTTGTTGCATTGCTCTTGGGGATGCTGGCACTGCAAGCCGTTGCAATCAGCGGGCGTGAGGTCGTGCCGCAGTATCGGGCTTTAGGCATGGCTATTCGCCAGCAGGCACAGCCGCAGGATCAGGTCATCCTCTACAACCACTACGTCCAGGGCATCCCGTTCTATGCCGAACGGCGGGTCGTGGTGGTGGGTGGCCGTGGCGAGCTGGATTTTGGCAGCCACCAGGGCGATCAGAGCGCGTTCTTCTGGAACAGTGACCAATCGCTCTTGGATGCGTGGCAATCGCCTCGGCGCGTCTTTCTGGTCATCGACCGTCTGGAATTGGATCCGTTGCGGCCGCGGCTCGATCCTGCGCCTCGGCAAATCGCCGCCAAGGGCAAGAAGGTCGTGATCGTGAACTTTGCTCGTTAA